The sequence GTTTGCAGCCGACCAAAGACATTAGAAGAACCAATAATACTATCGACGATAGTTGTTTTTTCACTGTCATTTCAATCCTCCTTGTTTTCTTTCCCTTGCTTGTTATGACGCCGATGGGTGCCCATTTGTTCCAATCAGTAATAAATTGACACTGAAAAGCTTAAGCAGAAACTTGTAATATGCACACTCAAGCTCTATAATCATACACGAGTAAGGAAGGAAAATCTAAGGGGGAGGGAAACACAGTGAAGAAAGGTCTATTAATCATAGTTGCGATTGTGTTGATATTTGCACTTACCGGCTTTGGCAGCTATAATCGCCTGGTAGCTATTGATGAAGGTGTGAACGGCAAGTGGAGTCAGGTTGAAAATCAGCTGCAAAGGCGAGCCGACTTAATCCCGAATCTGGTAGAAACAGTGAAGGGCTTTGCCGCCCACGAGGAAAAAGTTCTGTCTGACGTTAGTGAGGCCCGGGCCAAATTGGCTGGAGCCCAAACGGTACGGGAGACAGCAGAAGCCGATGCTGAACTTAGCAGTGCTCTGAGCAGGTTGTTAGTGGTGGTGGAAAATTATCCCACTTTGAAAGCCGATGCTAATTTCCGGCAGCTTCAAGATGAACTGGCGGGCACCGAGAATCGTATTGCTGTGGCTCGCATGGATTATAACACCGCAGTGGAAGGCTATAATGGCACTATTCGCCGGTTTCCGACGACAATTTGGGCGCGTCTGTTAGGTTTTGCCCCTAGAGAGTATTTCCAAGCGGAGGAAAGTGCCCATAAGGCACCGGAAGTCAAGTTTTAGCGAGTGAAAACGGCACCACCGAAGGGGGAAAGTGCCATGAACGGCCAACAGGGCAATAAAGCCAGAAGAGTTACTCTTTGTGTGGTTGTAATGGTTCTGCTTGGTACAATAAGCGTCACCTTAACGGCGGCACCGAAGGTTCCAGACCCACCCCAGCCGGCAAAGTCAGTCAACGATTTTGCCGATCTTTTGGGCGAAGAAACCAAGAGAGAGCTCGAAGCCGCTGGCCTCGAAATTTGGGAGCAGACCAAGGCCGATGTGGTTCTGGTTACGGTTCCTTCGCTGGGCGGTTCAACTATTGAGGACTACGCTCTGGCGCTCTTTCGTCACTGGGGTTTAGGTGACAACGAAAAGAACAACGGCGTTCTGCTGCTTGTGGACAAGGAAAGGTTGCTCCAGGGACAACCAGGCAAAGTCCGCATCGAGGTGGGCTATGGTCTTGAAGGGGCCATACCGGACGGCAAAGCCGGTCGCATTTTAGACGAAATGGTATTGCCGCTGTGGGATGAGCAAGAGTACGACGCGGGGATTAGGGCCGGATACTTGGCCCTGGTGGCAGCTGTAGCCAATGAATACGGAGTTGATCTGGAAGCAAACCCGAAACTGGTCCCGGCAGGGGAATAT is a genomic window of Bacillota bacterium containing:
- a CDS encoding LemA family protein produces the protein MKKGLLIIVAIVLIFALTGFGSYNRLVAIDEGVNGKWSQVENQLQRRADLIPNLVETVKGFAAHEEKVLSDVSEARAKLAGAQTVRETAEADAELSSALSRLLVVVENYPTLKADANFRQLQDELAGTENRIAVARMDYNTAVEGYNGTIRRFPTTIWARLLGFAPREYFQAEESAHKAPEVKF
- a CDS encoding TPM domain-containing protein, whose protein sequence is MVLLGTISVTLTAAPKVPDPPQPAKSVNDFADLLGEETKRELEAAGLEIWEQTKADVVLVTVPSLGGSTIEDYALALFRHWGLGDNEKNNGVLLLVDKERLLQGQPGKVRIEVGYGLEGAIPDGKAGRILDEMVLPLWDEQEYDAGIRAGYLALVAAVANEYGVDLEANPKLVPAGEYVQLDPGFNSLVLILLPLLILFVIFIILFWRGRNYRRFRYPWWWSGFDNHRRGPFDDFFGGGGSGSGFGGFGGGFGGGGGFSGRGGFGGGSSGGGGASR